One stretch of Caldinitratiruptor microaerophilus DNA includes these proteins:
- a CDS encoding plasmid partition protein ParG — protein sequence MEKRRGIVVRIDEELHRRYKALCAEEGITIQDDLERYILRRLHEAGRLPKDEPPR from the coding sequence TTGGAGAAGCGCAGGGGAATCGTGGTCCGTATCGACGAGGAACTGCACCGGCGCTACAAGGCCCTCTGCGCCGAGGAGGGCATCACGATTCAGGACGACCTGGAGCGGTACATCCTCCGCCGCCTCCACGAGGCCGGCCGCCTGCCGAAGGACGAGCCGCCACGCTAG
- a CDS encoding phage terminase small subunit P27 family — translation MAAKAPAHLSAEAKKWWNRVVKEFEVDDTAGLMVLQQALEAFDRMRQAQEILAAEGLVIRNEATGMVRAHPAAKIEHDARMALLRYWKALGLDIEPPGPVGRPPGR, via the coding sequence ATGGCAGCTAAGGCACCGGCGCACCTGAGCGCAGAAGCCAAAAAGTGGTGGAATCGGGTGGTCAAGGAGTTCGAGGTCGACGACACGGCCGGCCTGATGGTGCTGCAGCAGGCGCTGGAGGCATTCGACCGCATGCGGCAGGCGCAGGAGATCCTCGCGGCGGAGGGGCTGGTGATCCGCAACGAGGCGACGGGCATGGTCCGGGCGCACCCGGCGGCGAAGATCGAGCACGACGCCCGCATGGCGCTGTTGCGGTACTGGAAGGCCCTCGGCCTCGACATCGAGCCGCCCGGCCCCGTTGGCCGGCCGCCGGGGAGGTGA
- a CDS encoding YfjI family protein, whose amino-acid sequence MKAPGAGFTLAAYAEAKGIPVEHLRRNGVIDITYRGRSAVGFRTQLLDGSAGRTHVRLRLEPGDGPRFVWADEDRPQAPWGLWHRKQALARGRVWLAEGETDGLVLSLVGEPAYALPGKDRADLLELAHVEGLRELYVTQDRDQAGEEFVRLVRDRLNRLGWNGTLYVVRPPAEVGGHPVKDWGDVWLAVGRDRERFLRVLSELAEGERYSLPEAVAQAHEVEEAAPVAPPDPPPAIEHGPVERQDVPYPLDRLPDWLQDYVRIVRPVAASPTPFLVTALLPFLSAAIGTRAWVQHGSRPLYPSLWTAILGPSTIAAKSTALDLAESATVRPIQQEFDRRYREAEAAWREAKRQARHSDDVEVPDRPAERRLLYPSDVTWERLIRLMGLNAEEAPDGTTRTPYAMVSFPEIAAFLNSLKRKYAAGVKENLTAMYDCARVDYGRVGQGDESPRVVIDVGFLSISGASTPEWFTDAVEAGDVEGGFLPRFLYAKVERIDGRRAAFPKRLEPDALDGFRQLYRRVFEMPERLRGEWGIDAEARNLYETWFNGVEDALHGLHQDGRAKLIPFWARAQEAALKLALVFAVFDAAAGNGRAGVIGAAAMRAAVAQADYHRQVAERVLQADVAETRQERLEKIIVRALERHGSLTPRDLHRYAHLHRHVRDTYERDALLWSMAEAGVLTVRTDERGNIVLVGLPVHGGERGDMATRDRSTAPGAA is encoded by the coding sequence ATGAAGGCGCCCGGGGCGGGATTCACCCTGGCCGCCTACGCCGAGGCGAAGGGAATTCCCGTCGAACACCTGCGCCGGAACGGCGTCATCGACATCACGTATCGAGGTCGGTCCGCGGTTGGGTTCCGTACGCAGTTGCTGGACGGCTCCGCCGGACGGACACACGTCCGCCTGCGCCTTGAACCTGGCGACGGTCCGCGGTTCGTGTGGGCGGACGAGGACCGCCCGCAGGCCCCCTGGGGGCTGTGGCACCGGAAGCAGGCCCTGGCACGGGGCCGCGTGTGGCTGGCCGAAGGCGAAACCGATGGCTTAGTCCTGTCCCTCGTCGGTGAGCCCGCCTACGCCCTGCCTGGGAAAGACCGGGCGGACCTGCTGGAGCTCGCGCACGTCGAGGGGTTGCGCGAGCTGTATGTCACCCAAGACCGGGACCAGGCCGGTGAGGAATTCGTCCGGCTGGTGCGCGACCGCTTGAACCGGCTGGGCTGGAACGGGACCCTGTATGTGGTCCGGCCCCCGGCTGAGGTGGGCGGGCACCCCGTCAAGGACTGGGGGGACGTGTGGCTTGCTGTGGGGCGCGACCGGGAGCGGTTCCTTCGGGTCCTGTCGGAACTGGCTGAAGGAGAACGTTACTCACTCCCGGAGGCCGTGGCACAGGCCCACGAGGTGGAGGAGGCGGCTCCCGTCGCACCCCCTGATCCACCCCCCGCCATCGAGCACGGCCCGGTCGAGCGCCAGGACGTACCGTATCCCCTGGATCGGCTGCCCGACTGGCTGCAGGACTATGTGCGGATTGTCCGGCCCGTGGCCGCCAGTCCTACACCGTTCTTGGTTACGGCCCTGCTGCCATTCCTGAGCGCCGCCATCGGGACTAGGGCGTGGGTGCAACACGGCTCCCGGCCCCTCTACCCGTCCCTGTGGACCGCGATTCTCGGGCCGTCCACCATCGCCGCGAAGTCTACGGCGCTGGACCTCGCGGAGAGCGCGACCGTCCGGCCGATCCAGCAGGAGTTTGACCGGCGCTATCGCGAGGCCGAAGCCGCATGGCGCGAGGCGAAGCGGCAGGCCCGTCACAGCGACGATGTGGAGGTTCCCGACCGCCCCGCGGAGCGCCGCCTGCTGTACCCATCCGACGTAACCTGGGAGCGGCTGATCCGCCTTATGGGGCTCAACGCCGAGGAGGCCCCGGACGGGACCACCCGAACGCCCTACGCCATGGTGTCCTTCCCCGAGATTGCGGCGTTCCTCAACAGCCTGAAGCGTAAGTACGCGGCGGGCGTTAAGGAGAACCTGACCGCCATGTACGACTGCGCCCGGGTGGACTACGGGCGGGTCGGACAGGGCGACGAGTCGCCCCGCGTGGTGATCGACGTAGGGTTCCTTTCCATCTCGGGAGCGAGTACGCCCGAGTGGTTCACGGACGCCGTAGAGGCCGGGGACGTGGAAGGCGGCTTCCTGCCCCGGTTCCTCTACGCGAAAGTTGAGCGGATCGACGGGCGCCGGGCCGCCTTCCCGAAGCGGCTGGAGCCAGACGCCCTGGACGGTTTCCGCCAGCTCTACCGGCGCGTGTTTGAGATGCCCGAGCGCCTGCGCGGCGAGTGGGGTATCGACGCAGAGGCCAGGAACTTGTACGAGACCTGGTTCAACGGCGTAGAGGACGCCCTGCACGGGCTGCACCAGGATGGGCGCGCCAAGCTCATCCCGTTCTGGGCGCGCGCCCAGGAGGCCGCCCTGAAGTTGGCCCTGGTGTTCGCGGTGTTCGACGCCGCGGCCGGGAACGGACGGGCCGGCGTGATTGGCGCGGCCGCCATGCGCGCCGCCGTTGCCCAGGCGGATTATCACCGGCAGGTTGCTGAGCGGGTGCTGCAGGCCGACGTAGCAGAGACCCGGCAGGAGCGGCTTGAGAAGATCATCGTCCGCGCGCTGGAACGGCACGGGTCTCTCACGCCGCGGGACCTGCACCGCTACGCGCACCTGCACCGGCACGTCCGCGACACGTACGAGCGAGACGCCCTCCTGTGGAGCATGGCCGAAGCTGGCGTGCTCACCGTGCGGACGGATGAGCGCGGCAACATCGTCCTCGTGGGGTTGCCCGTGCATGGTGGAGAACGTGGCGACATGGCGACGCGGGACCGGAGCACCGCTCCTGGGGCGGCTTAG
- a CDS encoding phage major capsid protein, translated as MLSAVEQRAQVLAQARAIIETAEREGRGLTESEQRRWDGLMAEAERLRAVARGDDAPRPRVQFREKRLLNLGPEYRAAFARYLVQGNELLGQSDQRALAAGEFPRGGYLIPPTMLAEAQVIMAGVSPLRNLVRTWPLEHEYSLGVPTVDVGDDAVWSPETSIGAEDTSVMFGKRELRPHDLTAFFKVSNKLLQTSLAAEDVVLAVLAEKLAMALERAYLTGDGVQKPLGVFVASSQGISTARDVSVGAGAITYDGLVAMKYALKATYWPRARWVMHRDVAKAIAQIKDTAGQPIWKESTRAGEPDRLLGLPVILSEYAPNTIATGNYVVVLGDWYWYWTAERPTVSVQVLSQLWADQNLTGYLTRGEFDGGPALEEAFVRGKVS; from the coding sequence GTGCTTTCGGCAGTGGAACAGCGGGCACAGGTCCTGGCCCAGGCCCGCGCCATCATCGAAACGGCCGAACGGGAAGGGCGAGGCCTCACCGAGAGCGAGCAGAGGCGATGGGACGGGCTCATGGCAGAGGCGGAGCGGCTGCGGGCCGTCGCCCGAGGAGACGATGCTCCACGGCCCCGGGTGCAGTTCCGGGAGAAGCGGCTCCTGAACCTGGGGCCGGAGTACAGGGCCGCCTTCGCACGGTACCTGGTCCAGGGGAACGAGCTGCTCGGCCAGTCCGACCAGCGCGCCCTGGCGGCCGGCGAGTTCCCCCGGGGCGGATACCTGATCCCCCCGACCATGCTGGCCGAGGCCCAGGTGATCATGGCCGGCGTCAGCCCGCTACGGAACCTTGTCCGGACGTGGCCCCTTGAGCACGAGTACAGTCTGGGCGTCCCGACGGTCGATGTCGGCGACGATGCGGTGTGGTCCCCCGAAACCAGCATCGGGGCCGAGGACACCAGCGTGATGTTCGGCAAGCGGGAACTCCGCCCCCACGATCTGACGGCGTTCTTCAAGGTCTCGAACAAGCTCCTCCAGACCAGCCTAGCGGCCGAAGACGTGGTGCTGGCCGTGCTGGCGGAGAAGCTCGCCATGGCCCTGGAGAGGGCTTATCTCACTGGCGACGGGGTGCAGAAGCCCTTGGGCGTGTTCGTCGCGTCCTCGCAGGGCATCTCCACCGCCAGAGACGTGAGCGTGGGCGCGGGGGCCATCACCTATGACGGCCTCGTGGCCATGAAGTACGCTCTCAAGGCGACGTACTGGCCCCGGGCCCGCTGGGTGATGCACCGGGATGTGGCGAAGGCCATCGCCCAGATCAAGGACACGGCCGGGCAGCCGATCTGGAAGGAGTCCACCCGGGCAGGTGAACCAGACCGGCTCCTGGGCCTCCCCGTGATCCTGAGCGAGTACGCGCCGAACACGATCGCCACAGGGAACTACGTGGTGGTCCTCGGCGACTGGTACTGGTACTGGACCGCGGAGCGCCCGACAGTCTCCGTCCAGGTCCTGAGCCAGCTCTGGGCCGATCAGAACCTGACCGGCTACCTGACCCGCGGCGAGTTCGACGGTGGCCCGGCCCTGGAGGAAGCGTTCGTCCGGGGGAAGGTGTCGTGA
- a CDS encoding CHC2 zinc finger domain-containing protein → MKDWLPIFAALGVTLRGRGPWLSGRCPFHDDHSPSFSANRTTGSWRCWSGCGSGSVFDLAARLRGIPFGEAVRLVADIAGVPMNPPPRRRSGPPRMWGTWR, encoded by the coding sequence GTGAAAGACTGGCTCCCCATCTTCGCGGCCCTGGGCGTCACCCTTCGTGGCCGTGGGCCGTGGCTTTCAGGCCGGTGCCCGTTCCACGACGACCACTCACCCAGTTTCTCTGCCAACCGAACGACGGGCTCATGGCGGTGCTGGAGCGGCTGCGGCTCCGGCTCCGTGTTCGACCTCGCCGCCCGGCTAAGGGGAATCCCCTTCGGTGAGGCCGTCCGACTGGTGGCCGACATCGCGGGCGTCCCCATGAACCCGCCGCCTCGGCGCCGCTCCGGCCCCCCAAGGATGTGGGGGACGTGGCGATGA
- a CDS encoding metal-dependent transcriptional regulator, translated as MSRAMEDYIAAIWRLTLHGGTASTGAVARRLGVSPASTSYMFRKLAEAGLVDHKEYAGATLTPAGERAAAGYIRRHRLTERFLVDILGIPWDQVDAITDQMEHALPDVVVDRIDDVLGHPRTCPHGYPIPDRSGNVDEIAVRPLTELRPGETAVVARVAEHDPQLLAHLGDLGLFPRTEVQVLARDRVGDTYRIRVGNREHVVGRAVAAAVYVADA; from the coding sequence GTGAGTCGGGCCATGGAGGACTACATCGCGGCCATCTGGCGGCTCACGCTGCACGGGGGCACCGCCTCCACCGGCGCGGTGGCACGGCGCCTGGGGGTGAGCCCGGCCTCCACGTCCTACATGTTTCGCAAGCTGGCCGAGGCCGGGCTGGTCGACCACAAGGAGTACGCCGGCGCCACGCTGACGCCGGCCGGAGAGCGGGCGGCGGCCGGGTACATCCGCCGCCACCGGCTCACCGAGCGGTTTCTCGTCGACATCCTGGGCATCCCGTGGGATCAGGTGGACGCCATCACCGACCAGATGGAGCACGCCCTGCCGGACGTGGTGGTGGACCGGATCGACGACGTCCTGGGCCACCCCCGCACCTGTCCGCACGGATACCCGATCCCGGACCGGTCGGGCAACGTGGACGAGATCGCGGTGAGGCCGCTGACCGAACTGCGTCCGGGTGAGACCGCGGTCGTGGCCCGGGTGGCCGAGCACGACCCGCAGCTCCTCGCCCACCTCGGCGACCTCGGGCTCTTCCCGCGCACCGAGGTGCAGGTCCTGGCCCGGGACCGGGTGGGCGACACGTACCGGATCCGGGTGGGCAACCGCGAGCACGTCGTCGGCCGGGCCGTCGCGGCCGCCGTCTACGTCGCCGACGCGTAG
- a CDS encoding helix-turn-helix transcriptional regulator, with product MQATERRLVRVPEGARITGLSVATMYRLIASGKLPVVRIGRAARIDIRDLEAFIAANKTGAA from the coding sequence GTGCAGGCCACGGAACGGCGATTGGTGCGCGTGCCAGAGGGAGCCCGAATCACGGGGCTGTCTGTCGCGACCATGTACCGGCTGATTGCCAGCGGCAAGCTGCCGGTCGTCCGAATTGGCCGCGCGGCCCGCATCGATATCCGGGATCTCGAAGCGTTCATCGCCGCGAACAAGACCGGGGCCGCCTGA
- a CDS encoding tape measure protein — protein MANIGSLTVAVVAETNAFTAAMKQMQDQVAGVAKAAQSHMGTMQAAIEKAAGPSTALAGWLGKIGALGGAALAGVGVAAVKMAADMEQSRMAFTTLLGSAEAAQSFLKQLSDFAAKTPFELPGLMDASRKLLAFGFDAQSIIPMMTAIGDSVAALGGGAAEIERVTTALGQMQAKGKVSAEEMMQIAELGIPAWEMLAQKIGVSIPEAMKMAQNGAISASTGIQAILQGVNQAFGGAMQQQSQTLLGQWSTAKDNVSSILRTVGDEIIKAFDLGGVLTKLNEQLGALADTISTKGLRGALAEIVPAWLPETITLVGGAIAGALVPGLVKMAVTLFTQTIPALWAAYAPLLPWVLAGTAVAGVALLIYKNWGTISEFFSNVWTAVATKVTDVTGRLNDWLSDTWEKIRTTVSNVWQGIKDFFAKWWDELLVIFTGPIGLLIAMIVKNWDLITAKTKEIWDGIKSWLGGIWDGIKATASSLWNAIHDTIAEPVRRAKESITNAFTAALNWLKDQVKPWLDAGKNLIKALIDGIAGVRIPLPTFEIKWAVGPLGIQIPKLDFGISWRSLRDFIPFLAEGGIVTAPTLAMIGERGPEAVLPLTGAAGGGFIAAIEEAVARGTFEGNRLAGQMNRIGERGQQQEIVIKIDSIVLARALIPALMSEGQRRGVRILLSPREE, from the coding sequence GTGGCGAACATCGGTAGCCTCACCGTGGCCGTGGTGGCGGAGACGAACGCCTTCACGGCGGCGATGAAGCAGATGCAGGACCAGGTGGCCGGGGTCGCCAAGGCCGCCCAGTCGCACATGGGCACCATGCAGGCCGCCATCGAGAAGGCCGCCGGGCCGTCCACGGCCCTGGCCGGGTGGCTCGGGAAGATCGGCGCCCTTGGCGGGGCGGCTCTGGCGGGCGTCGGCGTTGCAGCCGTAAAGATGGCGGCTGACATGGAGCAGAGTCGGATGGCGTTCACCACCCTGCTGGGGAGCGCAGAGGCGGCACAGTCCTTCCTGAAGCAGCTTTCCGACTTCGCGGCCAAGACGCCCTTCGAACTGCCGGGGCTCATGGACGCTAGCCGGAAGCTCCTGGCCTTCGGGTTCGACGCTCAGAGCATCATCCCCATGATGACGGCCATCGGCGATTCCGTGGCGGCCCTGGGCGGCGGGGCGGCGGAGATCGAGCGGGTGACGACGGCCCTGGGCCAGATGCAGGCGAAGGGCAAGGTCTCCGCCGAGGAGATGATGCAGATCGCCGAACTGGGCATCCCGGCCTGGGAGATGCTGGCGCAGAAGATCGGGGTGTCGATCCCCGAGGCCATGAAGATGGCCCAGAATGGCGCCATCAGCGCCAGCACGGGGATTCAGGCCATCCTCCAGGGGGTGAACCAGGCTTTCGGCGGCGCCATGCAGCAGCAGTCGCAGACGCTCCTGGGCCAGTGGTCCACCGCCAAGGATAACGTGAGTTCGATCCTCCGCACCGTGGGCGACGAGATCATCAAGGCTTTCGACCTGGGTGGGGTGCTGACGAAGCTGAACGAGCAACTGGGGGCGCTGGCCGACACCATCAGCACCAAGGGGCTGCGGGGAGCCCTGGCGGAGATCGTCCCCGCCTGGCTGCCCGAGACCATCACCCTGGTGGGCGGCGCCATCGCCGGCGCCCTCGTGCCCGGGCTGGTGAAGATGGCCGTCACCCTGTTCACCCAGACCATCCCGGCGCTGTGGGCGGCCTATGCGCCGCTCTTGCCCTGGGTCCTGGCGGGGACGGCCGTCGCCGGCGTGGCGCTCCTGATCTACAAGAACTGGGGCACCATCTCAGAGTTCTTCTCGAACGTATGGACGGCTGTCGCCACCAAGGTGACGGACGTGACCGGCCGGCTGAATGACTGGCTCTCCGACACGTGGGAGAAGATCCGGACGACCGTATCGAATGTCTGGCAGGGGATCAAGGACTTCTTCGCCAAGTGGTGGGACGAGCTGCTGGTGATCTTCACCGGCCCCATCGGGCTCCTGATCGCCATGATCGTGAAGAACTGGGACCTGATCACGGCCAAGACGAAGGAGATTTGGGACGGCATCAAGTCCTGGCTCGGCGGCATCTGGGACGGTATCAAGGCCACGGCCTCCAGCCTGTGGAACGCGATCCACGACACGATCGCCGAGCCGGTGCGCCGGGCGAAGGAAAGCATCACCAACGCCTTCACGGCCGCCCTCAACTGGCTCAAGGACCAGGTGAAGCCCTGGCTGGACGCCGGGAAGAACCTCATCAAGGCCCTGATCGACGGCATCGCCGGCGTGCGCATCCCGCTGCCCACGTTCGAGATCAAGTGGGCGGTCGGGCCGTTGGGAATCCAGATCCCCAAGCTGGACTTCGGCATTTCGTGGCGCTCCCTGCGCGACTTCATCCCGTTCCTGGCCGAAGGCGGCATCGTCACTGCGCCCACCCTGGCGATGATCGGGGAGCGAGGCCCAGAGGCCGTGCTCCCGCTCACGGGGGCGGCCGGCGGCGGGTTCATCGCGGCCATCGAGGAGGCCGTGGCGCGGGGTACGTTCGAGGGCAACCGGCTGGCCGGGCAGATGAACCGCATCGGCGAGCGAGGCCAGCAGCAGGAGATCGTGATCAAGATCGACAGCATCGTGCTGGCGCGGGCGCTGATTCCGGCCCTGATGAGTGAGGGCCAACGGAGAGGCGTGCGGATCTTGCTGAGCCCTCGGGAGGAGTAG
- a CDS encoding HK97-gp10 family putative phage morphogenesis protein, with translation MKAEIKGARELIRAFDRLSDELKGQVLAEAAKAGAEVIRAEASRRAPRKTGDLARSIVAEVLEQAPGKVTVGVGPDKDRFYGRFVEFGHALVRGARKAEKKVVGHVPPHPFLRPALDEGAERAKQAIADELKAAIERAAKG, from the coding sequence GTGAAGGCCGAGATCAAGGGCGCCAGGGAACTGATTCGCGCCTTCGACCGGCTCTCGGACGAGCTCAAGGGCCAGGTGCTGGCCGAGGCGGCCAAGGCGGGCGCCGAGGTGATCCGGGCCGAGGCCAGCAGACGGGCGCCGCGCAAGACCGGCGATCTGGCGCGGAGCATCGTGGCCGAGGTGCTTGAGCAAGCCCCGGGCAAGGTCACGGTCGGGGTGGGGCCGGACAAGGACCGTTTCTACGGCCGCTTCGTGGAGTTCGGCCACGCCCTCGTCCGGGGCGCCCGCAAGGCCGAGAAGAAGGTCGTCGGTCACGTCCCCCCGCATCCGTTTCTCCGCCCGGCCCTGGACGAGGGCGCGGAGCGGGCCAAGCAGGCCATCGCTGACGAGTTGAAGGCGGCCATCGAACGGGCCGCAAAGGGGTGA
- a CDS encoding TrkA C-terminal domain-containing protein — MSKRERPVPPRYEEIAVDLARRIVDYEYREGERVLGRSHLAGTYKVSPETVRRAIAILHDRGVVRAVPGSGIRIVSRQAAVEYLESLRTRSAIVELQEQVADLLAQRREIDEKLEDACTRLAALAGRALAAARRVEEVTIPAGSWLAGRTLGESRLRNISGATVIAVVRGTEEYYSPSPDFTFAAGDLLLIVGPETARERLEKALALPEPPPGAVSTDGAPVP, encoded by the coding sequence ATGTCCAAGAGAGAACGGCCCGTTCCGCCCCGTTACGAGGAAATCGCCGTGGACCTGGCCCGCCGGATCGTGGACTACGAGTACCGGGAGGGCGAGCGCGTGCTGGGCCGGTCGCACCTGGCCGGTACCTACAAGGTGTCCCCGGAGACGGTGCGGCGGGCCATCGCCATCCTCCACGACCGGGGGGTCGTCCGCGCGGTCCCGGGGAGCGGCATCCGGATCGTGTCGCGGCAGGCGGCGGTCGAGTACCTCGAGAGCCTCAGGACCCGCAGCGCCATCGTCGAGCTCCAGGAGCAGGTGGCCGATCTCCTGGCCCAGCGGCGGGAGATCGACGAGAAGCTGGAGGACGCCTGCACCCGGCTGGCCGCACTCGCCGGGCGGGCGCTGGCCGCGGCGCGCCGCGTCGAGGAGGTCACCATCCCGGCCGGGTCGTGGCTCGCCGGCCGCACGCTCGGGGAGTCGCGCCTGCGCAACATCTCGGGGGCGACCGTGATCGCCGTCGTCCGGGGGACCGAGGAGTACTACTCGCCCTCGCCCGACTTCACGTTCGCGGCAGGCGACCTCCTGCTCATCGTGGGACCGGAGACCGCCCGGGAACGGCTGGAAAAGGCGCTCGCCCTGCCGGAGCCGCCGCCGGGGGCGGTCAGCACGGACGGCGCCCCGGTGCCGTGA